In a genomic window of Penaeus vannamei isolate JL-2024 chromosome 10, ASM4276789v1, whole genome shotgun sequence:
- the LOC113813330 gene encoding ubiquitin-like FUBI-ribosomal protein eS30 fusion protein yields MVIYVRWKTTHVVDDVEEQTVGDVRSRLCQAEGLPLKEVRLYAAGSLLEDDSFALADLSVDTIEVNVALRGGKVHGSLSRAGKVKGQTPFVEKKEKKRGKRGRAKRREQYERRLFLERVSSSGSKGPNAQGGSSA; encoded by the coding sequence ATGGTGATCTACGTGCGCTGGAAAACCACGCACGTCGTGGACGACGTCGAAGAGCAGACTGTAGGAGACGTGCGCTCCCGCTTGTGCCAGGCAGAGGGTCTGCCCCTGAAGGAGGTGAGGCTGTACGCCGCGGGCTCACTCCTCGAGGACGACAGCTTCGCCCTGGCCGACCTGAGCGTTGACACCATCGAGGTCAACGTTGCCCTTAGGGGAGGGAAGGTCCACGGGTCCCTGTCCCGCGCGGGGAAGGTCAAGGGCCAGACGCCCTtcgtagagaagaaggagaagaagaggggcaaGCGCGGCCGGGCGAAGCGCAGGGAGCAGTACGAGCGCCGCCTCTTCCTCGAGAGAGTGTCCTCCTCGGGCAGCAAAGGGCCCAATGCCCAGGGAGGCTCCAGTGCGTAG
- the LOC138862925 gene encoding KH domain-containing protein 3-like has product MSRTLQLNCSDRMESDFHSAVLELLASQEVEEDSILASTMQEVEEDATLASSAEEIRVASIDPRLPDPGGRGRRPPGSEVKEDATLASPIQEVKEDATIASPIQEVKEDATLASPIQEVKEDATIASPIQEVKEDATIASPIQEVEEDATFASPMQEEVESVATQVQEVEEDATLASPIQEVEEDAATPVHLVPQNCSDWLERDFHNALMESLASPEVEEDATLASPVEEDATPVEVEEIPAAAEEEDLGEAVRMPV; this is encoded by the exons ATGTCGAGGACACTCCAGCTGAATTGTTCTGATCGGATGGAAAGCGATTTTCACAGTGCTGTACTGGAGCTACTCGCCTCCCAGGAGGTCGAGGAAGACTCCATCCTCGCTTCCACGAtgcaggaggtcgaggaggacgccactcTCGCCTCCTCAGCTGAGGAGATAag AGTTGCGTCAATAGACCCTCGCCTACCCGATCcaggaggtcgaggaagacgccccccaggttca gaggtcaaggaggatgccaccctcgcttccccgattcaggaggtcaagGAGGACGCCAccatcgcttccccgattcaggaggtcaagGAGGATGCCactctcgcttccccgattcaggaggtcaagGAGGACGCCAccatcgcttccccgattcaggaggtcaagGAGGACGCCAccatcgcttccccgattcaggaggtcgaggaagacgCCACCTTCGCTTCCCCGATGCAGGAG gaggtcgagtcagtcgccacccaggttcaggaggtcgaggaggacgccaccctcgcttccccgattcaggaggtcgaggaggacgccgccACCCCTGTTCATTTGGTCCCGCAGAATTGTTCTGATTGGttggaacgcgattttcacaatgctttaatggagtcactcgcctccccggaggtcgaggaggacgccaccctcgcttccccg gtcgaggaggacgccaccccgGTTGAGGTGGAAGAGATCCCCGCGGCcgccgaggaggaggacctgGGAGAGGCTGTTCGCATGCCTGTCTAG